The DNA segment TTAAACGCTCAAAGAAATTGTTTTGCCGACTACTCTTCGGacattcattcatttgatCTCACTATCATTTAcgtgaagttttttttcttcttttacaaaattattcaaaatgagTTACACTAAAGCCTTGTACAACtcgtgttttaattttaattgacAATTTATGACAAACTCAAAAAATTCTGGAGTAAAGACATTTTAATAGACTTGGAATGCCGATAAATGCTGTCTTTAATCTAGTTTATCAACCCAAAAAAATGAGttagaaacaaagaaaagttGCAAATTGCTCATAATAAATTGCGCCCAGCAGAGCACTATTaacactctctcactctccctctcttcaCAACTCCAGTTCCACCTTTCGACTCTCGGcaataaaacacttcaaacacAGTCACATCCTCAAATAATAACTGGTGTGCCACTGATGCCTCGTCCCTAGAAGTGCCCTTAAAGATTTTATTGTCTCGGCTTATCTATCTCTCCCATGGGGTGGTGGTCCCTCCGCCGAATTAAAATCTCACTCAGCTCAGCTCGCTCACTCATAATGAAACACAATTCTTAAACTTTTCATTTAATAGCGCCTCCCCCCGAAGGATCTCCTGCTGCCTGGGAAGGATACAATAATTCCCAGCAGGGTGCCTAATCGAGGCGTCCTTTTCTCATCCCACCACGTGGGTCATTTAAGGTTCGGGCGGGTGttaagaaaaaagagagaaagaaagaaccgGACCATCCTCTAATTTCGAATGCTGTCAAATAAATGGGAAAAATCAATAGCAACATTTCGGACACATTTTTTGGTACTGGGGGAggggggcacacacacacaaacactcccaTTTATTGGAGTGTTCTGATCTGTTCTGATCTGCAAGCGCCCTTTATAGACAGCGTCTTTCTTCTACCTCTTTCTCAATAATTTAATGTTCGAATTCGAAACCTCCATCACTCATTTGCATAATTGATTTTATCttgtttgctctctctctctctctcccgcttGCTCTCACCCACATGCAGTCCACCCGTCGTCACCCagtgtttgtgagtgtttgGGCGGCTCGAATTCACGGAAGCGGGTGGCCAATGTGACGGGGGATGATTTTATCATACGCCTTTCCGTTTCAGTGCTGCTTTATTTCTTCCCACTGTCAACACTCATTGGCGTCATCGGCAAGCAAGGGTGGATTGGttggagcaggagcaggagcggGCTGGACCGGCCGGTCGCCTGATCGCAAAATCACAAATTGGGAAATTAAACGAGAATTTGTGGAATGTGTATTTGCCGTCTGCGTGCTGGAGATGGGTTTTGATGGTTGCCTTACCTCCCCATCCTCACTCttaagcccccccccccctatttCCCTTTTCTTAAGCTTTCCTTTCTTCTGCCCAAACGCTGTGAAACGCGCGTGATCTATTTCAGAAGGAATCGATGACACTTGGAGCAAGCTGTTTGGGCCAGAACGTGTTCCCCGTTTCCTTCATCTCCCCCCATGTGCGGATCCGGATCGTTAATGCTCGTGTTGTAACTTTTTACGAGCCGATCTTTTCACAGTGAAAATGGATGTAAATTCGGTCCCAAGGACGACGGGCCCGGTTGCCTTCTGTACAGTTTGGATTATAATTAGCTTGAAAGGGAATGCAGCGCCTATGGGATAGGAACATCCGGGTGCGACCGTTTGTGGCTTCTTGATTTGGTGGGGGAGGTGTTTGAACCCTCATTTACGGCGACAGCGCGACATAAATAGCAGCACCGATCTCTATCGCGTGAAGGTGTGCGCGAGACCCGGCGTAAGGTGGGCCGGGATGGAAGCGGTACGTTTATGTTCGATTGTGCCGATCGAACCGGGTGAAGATGGAGCGATAGGTGGGAGGAGTGGGTCGTAAAATTGTCGTCCTATGAGTGTAAGGAATAGCAGATCACATCTTCTTGGAATGAAGATGGGCTTTAAAGACACATGTTGAAGATGGACTTTAAGGCTGGTTTTGTTGTGGGATCgcttttttgtattgtattaATACATCATCGATAAGAAACTTATTTATTTGAGGATTAAATTGTTGAAATAAGGATAGATAATTTCACAATGCATGAAGTGCCGATTTACGTAAtgaaaattgtacaaaaaagCGAATTTAAACCTTTTACATGGTGCTAAATGTCGATTTTATCGCAGTTTTGTAGAAACTTTATGAATGATTACGTTGTGTAGATACAAAAATACCTTTTTGTATACATGTATATGTATCTTGAAGCCTTTCTGCTATATTTACTTTAATAAGTTATTACCTTCTATTGGGAATGGTTGTCCTTTTTTGTCATCCCAGTTGAGCAATGGTCATTTGTAGACCTGATTGTGACGTATAATTTATACCATGAACAGTACAGAAATTGAGCCAGTTGGGGATTGATTGGCTTTGTTCAATGTTCATTATCCAAGCCTTGCTATCAGTCCACTGGGTTGTTTTAAAAGCTAAAATTTTAGCcataaaaactataaaaagagctataaaatcatatttttgtttgatccggttcgaaggactaaATCTGAAATGTAATGCTATGGTCAATGATTTGATTGAGTTGTGTTAGTTATTGATCTCATTTTTACAGTCTTTCAGTCTATCTTATGATTAAATATCAATTGGAATTATCAATTAGTCTAAAGACGATAATATGCCACGAAAATAACAAGATTAAACCGGTTAAGTACGATTTTTTAAGAATTATTAAGGAAAGTAAATAGTAATTATGAGCTAATTGAGGCTATTTGTAAAATTTCAACAAGCCCAATGGGGATTTCATTCCACCACTTACAGTGTGTGATTCAGAAAAGTCTTATTCGAGCAATATTTAGGGGAACTGTGCTCATCGCCTAACTCCCAATTTTTAACCCTGCCTGTGACGATGGGATAATTTATTGCTCCTTTCACTTTTCACCGTACACAGTAGCAAACTCACcaaccatacacacaaaagGAAGGGGACAGGAAAACGGCTTCGCTTATTTGGGGACGTCCCGAGAAAACGAGAAGAGTCGAACCATTGGGACATTATTTCCGGTACCCGGGCCCGGACATTCCAGCACCGTCATCAAAACCGGCACCGTACACGAGAATCCTTTTCGGTGAACCGAACGtggagatgatgatgacacAGTGCGTGGTTTATTAGATTGTCACAGTTAGttggaagttttattttttgcttttcctatcgttttttccctttttggcgAACAAAACTGTGCTTCTCAGcagaaatggatttttttaacttgTACCGTTTTTTTACTTCGTTTAAacggaaaaaggggaaaaacggCAGTCCGATCCTTTGATTGAAATATGAACCACAAAGCACCCCGGTTCGGTTTCTGCGGCCTCTTCTTTCCGCGCGAGCAAAAGCGTCTTGTGATTCATTTCCATTTGCGCAACAACTTTCGTTCGCTTTTGCACTTTCTCGTTCGTTTTAACGATAAAAAATCCctcttttcctttccattttcaGGCCGTCTGTTGTTCTTTCTTGTCGCTGCTCTGCTTTTGCTGACCGTACCGGATGGTGCTCGTGGCAATGGTACGGGCGAGCCAACTGGAGCCGTCCGCACGGTAATGGATCTGATGGAGGTGATGCTGAATCGGGACATTCTGGATATGCTGCAAAACGGTGGCTTCGACTTCCGGCAGCCGGCTCGCATCTTCCTTCCGCCCAAGTTTTACTCCATCGTGCCGTACGACCAGGGCCACCAAAGCCCGGACCAGATACTGGGCAGCAGCCACCTTGCCGCCCCACCCGTGGTGACAATtgccagtggtggtggtgctgctgctggaaaagCCACCCAACCCGAGCAGCCACCATCTGGTGCGTCCGTGGTCGATAAACTCGCCCGTGCCGAGCAGGGCGGCGGCAGCAGGATCAACTTGATTTCGTATTCCGATGGCAAAGTGACGACAGGCCGTGGCCGTGGCGGGCATCCTGCGGTGACCAATAAGGGAAGCGAAACATTAGAGAAAAATGTCGGTACAAATGTGAATGGGGCAACGAATTTCCCGCACAGTGGCAACAGGAAGCAAACGACGCCAGCAAACGACCGGCAGCAGCCGTCCCTAACGACCTCGATAACGGATCAAacggtgtcacaaaatgtcgGCCGCACACTTCCGACATCCGGCCGGGTGGGGGACGTTGGTGGAAGGTGAGTTGAAGTCGCTTTTCATGCcaggttttgtgtgtggtttcttGCACACAATTTCTCGCCCCAAAACGACACGACAGGTGAGCGCCATCGAAGCAGGCTGTCGGATTCATTTAAAGAGGTGAAAATAAtacaaagaaagagagagagagagagagagagagagagagagagagaaaactcTAGAATTCCTAGAAGCGCCCAGATGGGATGGATCGTTTACGGGCGCGTTATTTGTGGTCTTTTGGCGGACTGGCCTCTTCATCACaccaaaacgaaaaacatttttttcagttttcaaGAATGTGTACGGCAAATAACGtgcatttgctttttttccttttttctttcatatttttctgtACCACCCGCTGGGAATGGCGATCAGCAGCACGACGGATCAGCTACGTTCGGCCCTGCCCGGTGAACCGGATGTCGATTATCCGATATTGGGTAGCGTGCCGGCGACACAGTTCACCTGCGACAACCGTCATCATGGTAAGTGTGGTTGGGAAGGTTGGCGCAGACGAATTTTGAttgcaaaatttattaaaaaaagaggGCCCTGGTGCCATGACcaggatacacacacacacacgttcgaATTAGATTTATGTGTATCAAAACAGCGCGAAATTCGAGCGTTTTCGGTTAGATAGGATCTTCCTCTAAAGCCCTTCAATTTTGACAGTAAACTAAGAAGACATCATTGCAGTAAATTACCTCCACAAGAACTAGATAAGCATCGCCTTACAATAGGGATGATAAATCAAcctcccaaaaaaacacacctcCATTAGTATGCACGTGCACAAAGCGTGGACACCATCTTTGGTCGTATCTCATTCCATCCCTTGCAAGAATGGCTCTTCATTACGGCGGccgggtcggtcggtcggtcggcgCTTTAGCCATTTTGTAAGCAACGGCACATTAATTAAAACCCTTCACGAAAGGTTAGCAGAGAGTAGCTTTGGACACTACGAGGTGCAAAAAGATGAATGCGTTCAGTTTGCTTCAGCTTGACTAGCTGGAGTTGGCCGCTTACGGGGACATCCATCATTATTACTGCCTTGGGGCGGGTGCGCGATGAACCCCCGGTATGAAGCGTTGTTGTGCCCGACTAAACGTCGCTTCATAAATGAGATGTCACCAAACGAACGAACTTAGTCCCCGCGTTGAAAAATGAATCCAAACCTAATGAGAGACAGGGGGGAAATAGATCGAAGTCGAAAACGCTCTGAAGCACTCTGAAGTACGCAACACGAACCAGCGTTTGATTTATTGACGATCGTTTGTGACCTGGCACGGTGGGATGGCGGATATATAGCGCTGTTCGAGCAAggaaggagcgagagagagagagatagagcagAACAACACGTGCGATTAGTATCTGTATCGATGGATGCGTGGGCTTACGAAATTGCTACCGCTTCGACCGGGAGCTTTGCCGGGACGATTTGCCTTCATTTGTGCCGGTTTCTAACAAAAAAGCGGGGAGGATGTGTCTAATCCTCCTTCATCATGCGGCAATCTCGTGTCGGAACGTGACGCCAGAAGCCGGCATTGATATTAGCATATGAAAAGGAGGCGCGACCGGGGAGCGCGCCCAAACTCCGGGCGATTCGTGGCCTTCACAAATCCAATCTCCAATATCGCTTGCCCCGAAATCTTAATATCGAAATCTTATCGTTTTCAcaccccgtttttttttttttgttttatttgttcgtATTCCAGGTTATTATGCCGACGTTGAGACACGGTGCCAAGTGTTCCGGGTGTGCGCCAACACCGATTCGACCGGGCGTGGCTTTGCGTTCCTCTGCCCCAATGGGACACTCTTCAATCAGCGCCATCTGGTGTGCGATTGGTACATGAACGTGCGGTGCGAGGAAAGTGAGAGCCTTTACGGTGTGAATGAAGCGATCGGTCGGACGGACAGCGGTATGGGCCGGATGTTGATGAGTGGAGATCGGCAGGATATGATGGATGTTGTGATGTCGATGGTTACCTACCCGATGCGTTCGTTGATGGACCTCATGAACGGGGTCGGTGTGATCGAGGAGCGTGTGGGCGAACCGGAGGTACAGGAGGGGGAGGAGATTGGAGTGCCACCGACTGTGGAGGGTGAACAGTACGTGACGGAACCAGAAACGGGGCTAGAACCACCGTTTCAACAAGGAAGAATACAATACAGCCCTCAACCGGTGGTGAATCAGTACGGCGGACCAGTGGGGAATAGCTTTGGAGCAGATGTTAGTCCACCTGTTAGTGATCCAAACGGCGCTATTGGGTCGAATGTGTACCGACCAAAGTTGGATAATGTTTATGTGTCTAGTCTTGGGACGCTTTCAACCGATCCTGGTTCTGGGTTCGATCCGCAGCGCTCCACACTACTTACCAGAACGGAAGGATCAGTGAGAACCGTGTCCGGAGTGCCACAAGCAGATTCGTACGGCATTGTAAATCAGGTGAGTGAATGCGGATTAATTTTAGGGGGCTCATCGGTGGGCAAGTTATGACACGATTCAAAAGCGTCATTTCTTACAACCATAGTCATAGCTCAGTTAAGCTCCATAAGTTTACGACCATAGTTAAGCTCTTTAGGAATAGAAACTGAAGTTATACGAAAACTGGAATTGAACTTGAACCCATACCCATCTCTGGGGGTTATATTAAACCCATAATGATCCTGAAACTGATACTGAAAACACATCTCAGAGTTGGACCCACACAGATTCAGGAACATATTTTGATCCTATTGCATGCTTTAAACTAGTGCCTAACCCATAATGATCCTGGCATTGACCGTGTACCTATCGAACTGGAATACTGGAATTTATTCTTAACCCATATTGGCTTTTACACTGATTTCAAATCCAGATTTCGATTCGAATGCCTTGAACTGTATTCCCAAACTCATGCGGGCTTTGGAACTGTTGATGAGTCTATATTCGATTCAGTAACTGATTCCATTGGTTTTACGATCTATTCCCGGCAGTGCATGTAGTGTAGTTGTAGTGTAGGAGTGTAGTTTCAGTACAGAAATCCTTCGTAGAAATTTAGCGCTTTTATACGGTGATGATAACAAATTCCTCACTATTTAGAATAAGTCATTGCAAGTTACTACAGGAATTTTGTGTGATTCCGGTAGAGGCGCTGGCGTAACGATTTGCTCTTCGCTCTTCTTTATCTGAAATTAAACCTAGTGTTGGAAAAAAGCTCCGATGTCTTGTAATCAAAttgcttaaaaaaatgtaaaataggTAAGTTTGTAACTTCTTGCCACCTACACAAAATGACTCAATTTAAAACCGATATGATAGAGCAACATTACTGACCAGTATAGAAAGCTCATTTAAAATTCTACggaaaacaataacataaGCTGAAACAATGCCGATCTACTGAAAGTCCCTTGGATAATAGGACGTTATAAAAAAGGCGATAATTGATCAAGTGCTACACCGATCCTGCTGGAAGTGGAACGTCATCTTCCCACCCCAATAATGACACATTGTTTATTGCACCGACCGAAGTTTTGCTGAACGGTTTCGAGTGGTAATCGATAACATTATCCTATTACCTTTATCACACCGCTTGCAGGCCCCCAAGCCCTACTACGGTTTATAGATGTCCGTCCGGGTTTGAGTACTTCATCAATATAATGATTCGTCTTAAGGTTTAACGCCCGAGAACCGTTTTCTCAACTTCTGCCGTTAGCGACCGATGTGCTGGCTATggtccttttcctttttggtaGTACCATCATCCCAACTGCGGTTTATACGCTTCCCTCGCTGTCGTCCACTTCGTCACACCGGTTTGCCTGGTTGACGacgtttcggttcggttcatTATGAGCTGAAAGTTTAATTTATCACCCAAAAAGGAAAGTTTACCCTCCTGATGGCTCGTGACAACGGGAGACAACGGGTGGACAGTTTTAGTTTTCGGCACTTATTTGACTGGCAACGATCCGTATCATCGAAAGTTTACAGCCATCCTGAGCGGTGagaaatatgtgtgtgtgtccgtccTTGTGCAAAATGCGTTGGAGTAGGGGAACACTGATAATCGACAGACTGGACTGGAGTGAAAAGATGATAATGAGGGATAAAAGGAGCTACACCACAAACAGCGTAAGCGTTTTGCACGCCGCCGTCCTCACAGCGACACCGTGTGGGAAGTTTTCGGAAAAAATGGGTTGGTAAATTTACATCCAACAAtgtgtaaaacaaaagcaaaaaagctcAACGAACAACCATCTCAAGCATCATTGAAGAGAGCTTAATCTGGACACCCCCACCGGGTGGTGCCGTTTTTTGACACTTCAGCCACCGCCCGGCTCGGCTCGAGATGGTTGCGGCATGTTTGCACAGTTTTGCAAACTAATGCCTAACAGTGGGGTGATTGGAAAGGGAAGCTGTACGTCTGAGCTTTACGCCCTCATTCACGTGCAAACGTACCCCCCCTTTCGAGTGCTCGGTTCTAGTGGGAAAACTGTATGATTGAAACATCCAGCTGAGCATTCCACTTACAGGGATTTCCGTTGTAAAAAAGGGGCTGGTGTGGGAAAAATAGTTGTGACAAAGCACTTTTGCAGCATGATTGGCAATATGTCCGGTATTTGGGAGCAAGttagagacagagaaagagagggagagaaacgACAAAGGCGTGGATAGCGTGGATTACATGCATGGGAAATGTTCTGTGGAAATAAACAGCAGGCCATGGattaaattgaacattttcCGACCCGCATTGGAATCCTTTCTGGAAGGATTGTGTGCTAGGAATTAGGTTCAAAAGGACTTCACTTCTCTTGAAAGAATGCAATTGATTGAGCTTAATTAATGCCGCTTCTTATTAAtgacccttttttttatttttccccaGAACCAGGCCGGATTTTCCAATCCCATCGCAACGAACGTTCAATTGGTGCGAGCAGATCTGATCAAATCCTGGAACGACCAGCAGCGACCAGTCCTACCGCATCAGACGCCTTCGCTGAAACTTGCACCCGTTCCACGAATTTCCCAGCAGTCCTACAAAATTCCAAAGCCTCcccgccagcagcaccagtatCAACAACCGCATCCACAGACACCGAGTGCCATCTATCGGCAAGGATCGATACTACCACCGACGGGCGTTTTGCCACCATCCACCCTAACACGCACCGTATTGATCGGGGCCAACAACAAGCACGGCGATCTGCCCTCGGCCCATTGGTTTGCTCCCCCCGTACGGCAAGTGCTTCCGATCCAGCGGGTAACCGTTGTACCGGAAAATacgtaccagcagcagcagcagcatcatcagcaacaacaataccaccagcagcaccatcagcagcaccatcagcaccatcagcaacaactccatcagcagcaacaaagtcacaCACGACCGACAAACTTTTACCATCCGGTTGGTACTGGCTCTGGTAGCCTTTTGCCTCACAGCACTGCCTCACAGCCTACTACAGTTGCTCAACGAACAGTGCCTCAAGTACAAGCAAACTTACCCTATACGACCCCCGTGGCAACACTACAGGGTGGTCCTGTGGTACATTACCCGTACAACCATCCTCCATCCCACACCGCGGTGCAACAAGTTCCGGGCGCGGCAAGCAATCGGGACGGAAGTTACGCAGCttaccaacagcagcagcaccagcagcagcagcttctacTGCGCCGCAGCGATAATGTACCAACGCCGGTACCAACCGCGACCAATGTAGTTCCCCGAAGGAGGCTTCAAACGAGCACGGTGCTACAGGTAGTGCCCGCGCTAAGCTTTTACCTTAACGATGCCGAGGAAAAGCGAGCGTTCGATGCTGCCGTCCGGCAGGGACTGTTTGACGAGCGGAGGCGTAGCGGTCGGGCCTACA comes from the Anopheles coluzzii chromosome 2, AcolN3, whole genome shotgun sequence genome and includes:
- the LOC120951740 gene encoding polycomb protein Asx-like isoform X1 → MLRRCTTNSRLLFFLVAALLLLTVPDGARGNGTGEPTGAVRTVMDLMEVMLNRDILDMLQNGGFDFRQPARIFLPPKFYSIVPYDQGHQSPDQILGSSHLAAPPVVTIASGGGAAAGKATQPEQPPSGASVVDKLARAEQGGGSRINLISYSDGKVTTGRGRGGHPAVTNKGSETLEKNVGTNVNGATNFPHSGNRKQTTPANDRQQPSLTTSITDQTVSQNVGRTLPTSGRVGDVGGSSTTDQLRSALPGEPDVDYPILGSVPATQFTCDNRHHGYYADVETRCQVFRVCANTDSTGRGFAFLCPNGTLFNQRHLVCDWYMNVRCEESESLYGVNEAIGRTDSGMGRMLMSGDRQDMMDVVMSMVTYPMRSLMDLMNGVGVIEERVGEPEVQEGEEIGVPPTVEGEQYVTEPETGLEPPFQQGRIQYSPQPVVNQYGGPVGNSFGADVSPPVSDPNGAIGSNVYRPKLDNVYVSSLGTLSTDPGSGFDPQRSTLLTRTEGSVRTVSGVPQADSYGIVNQNQAGFSNPIATNVQLVRADLIKSWNDQQRPVLPHQTPSLKLAPVPRISQQSYKIPKPPRQQHQYQQPHPQTPSAIYRQGSILPPTGVLPPSTLTRTVLIGANNKHGDLPSAHWFAPPVRQVLPIQRVTVVPENTYQQQQQHHQQQQYHQQHHQQHHQHHQQQLHQQQQSHTRPTNFYHPVGTGSGSLLPHSTASQPTTVAQRTVPQVQANLPYTTPVATLQGGPVVHYPYNHPPSHTAVQQVPGAASNRDGSYAAYQQQQHQQQQLLLRRSDNVPTPVPTATNVVPRRRLQTSTVLQVVPALSFYLNDAEEKRAFDAAVRQGLFDERRRSGRAYTSYQVPLGSVGHLGALS
- the LOC120951740 gene encoding polycomb protein Asx-like isoform X2, which gives rise to MLRRCTTNSRLLFFLVAALLLLTVPDGARGNGTGEPTGAVRTVMDLMEVMLNRDILDMLQNGGFDFRQPARIFLPPKFYSIVPYDQGHQSPDQILGSSHLAAPPVVTIASGGGAAAGKATQPEQPPSGASVVDKLARAEQGGGSRINLISYSDGKVTTGRGRGGHPAVTNKGSETLEKNVGTNVNGATNFPHSGNRKQTTPANDRQQPSLTTSITDQTVSQNVGRTLPTSGRVGDVGGSTTDQLRSALPGEPDVDYPILGSVPATQFTCDNRHHGYYADVETRCQVFRVCANTDSTGRGFAFLCPNGTLFNQRHLVCDWYMNVRCEESESLYGVNEAIGRTDSGMGRMLMSGDRQDMMDVVMSMVTYPMRSLMDLMNGVGVIEERVGEPEVQEGEEIGVPPTVEGEQYVTEPETGLEPPFQQGRIQYSPQPVVNQYGGPVGNSFGADVSPPVSDPNGAIGSNVYRPKLDNVYVSSLGTLSTDPGSGFDPQRSTLLTRTEGSVRTVSGVPQADSYGIVNQNQAGFSNPIATNVQLVRADLIKSWNDQQRPVLPHQTPSLKLAPVPRISQQSYKIPKPPRQQHQYQQPHPQTPSAIYRQGSILPPTGVLPPSTLTRTVLIGANNKHGDLPSAHWFAPPVRQVLPIQRVTVVPENTYQQQQQHHQQQQYHQQHHQQHHQHHQQQLHQQQQSHTRPTNFYHPVGTGSGSLLPHSTASQPTTVAQRTVPQVQANLPYTTPVATLQGGPVVHYPYNHPPSHTAVQQVPGAASNRDGSYAAYQQQQHQQQQLLLRRSDNVPTPVPTATNVVPRRRLQTSTVLQVVPALSFYLNDAEEKRAFDAAVRQGLFDERRRSGRAYTSYQVPLGSVGHLGALS